GCAGCCGGCTGCGCATCACCCGTCCGGTGGGGGTCCAGCTCGACCATGTACATCGCGATCAGGACCAGCGCGGCGCCGACGATGATCCGCGGGCCGAGCCGGTCGCCACCGAACGCCACACCGAAGATGCCCGCAAAGACCGGCTCCATCGTCAGCACGACCGCCGTACGGGTCGGAGTGAGATGGGTCTGCGCCCAGGTCTGCAGGAAGTAGGCGAGCGCGGTCGCTGCAACCGCGGTCATCAGCACCGCGCCCCAGACCGCCGCGTCGGGCGGCGGTGCGAGTGAGCTCGGTGCGGCGATGACGATCGACAGCACGGCGACAGTGGCCAGCTGGATGATCGCGAGCCCGCCGGAGTCGTGCGACGACGACCACTCGCCGAGCCCGACGATGTGCAGTCCGAAGGCCAGCGCGCAGAGCAGGGTGAGCGCCTCGCCACCCTGGATCGAGAAGCCGTTCAGCGAGATCAGTCCGAGCCCGACCGTGGCGAGGGCAACCGCGAGCCACGTCATCCGGTCGAGCCGCCGGTGCAGGAGGACCGCCGCGCACAGCGGGGTGAAGACGACGAACAGCCCGGTGATGAAGCCCGATATGGATGCGCGGGTGTGCTGCAGCCCGATCGTCTGCGCGATGTAGCCGGCGCCGAGGGCGAGACCGAGCATGAACGCTGCGCGGCGGCCGCGCCCGTCGAGCGAGCGGACCGCCCGCGGGCGCGCGGCGAACATCACGAGCGTCGCGATCGCGAACCGCCAGGCCAGGAAGTCCATCACCGGCATGCGTTCGACCGCGTGCTTGACCACGACGAACGTCGACCCCCAGATCGCCGTGACCACGAGCAGCCCAAGGGTCGCCAGCCGAGCGCGAGTCCGCGGCACGGGCCCTCCCGATCTGTACGACAACCACCCGGACGCTAGCCAATGAGGGAGATCCGAACCCTCGTACCTCGCACGCAGCTACCTGTATACGATTAGTTAAGAGATCCTGCCGCACACCGGTGAGGGCACGTGCACGATCACAGATAATGCAAAGGGCGCACGCCAATGGGGCCTTTACCAGCCGGGTTAGCCGTGGTGACAAGGGTACGTATCGTGTTCGTTGCTGTGATCACCGCGGCCTTAGCGCTGACCGGAATGAGCGTTGGTGTTGCGGGGTACGCTGCGTCGCACGCACATATCAAGCGATCTAGCCATTCCCAAAGAAGCGCGGTCACACCCAAACCTCACCCCCGGTTGTACGTCGAGGCAGGTGACGCGAAATACGTGGTGTATTCGGCGGTTGATACGAATAGGGCTAATAGTCTGGTCTTGTACTATCTCACTCGACACGGAAAGCCCCACCGGGTTACGACAGTGTCGGCGAATGCCTATGCATTCAGCCTGGCTGGATCCATACTCGTGTACGAAGACAGCAACCCGAGTAATCCCAACGCAAACGCTACCTTCCGGTGGCGAGATCTGCTGACGGGGGCGCATGGGTCGACGCATGGCGGATTCACTGCAACCCCATCGGGATGGATAAACACGACGAACGCACAGGGCAGAACACTCGAGAGCGTCACCGTTAGCGGCAAGGTCACGATACTCGGCGCACCATTTCC
This window of the Mycobacteriales bacterium genome carries:
- a CDS encoding DMT family transporter, translating into MPRTRARLATLGLLVVTAIWGSTFVVVKHAVERMPVMDFLAWRFAIATLVMFAARPRAVRSLDGRGRRAAFMLGLALGAGYIAQTIGLQHTRASISGFITGLFVVFTPLCAAVLLHRRLDRMTWLAVALATVGLGLISLNGFSIQGGEALTLLCALAFGLHIVGLGEWSSSHDSGGLAIIQLATVAVLSIVIAAPSSLAPPPDAAVWGAVLMTAVAATALAYFLQTWAQTHLTPTRTAVVLTMEPVFAGIFGVAFGGDRLGPRIIVGAALVLIAMYMVELDPHRTGDAQPAAVE